From Streptomyces yatensis, one genomic window encodes:
- a CDS encoding aliphatic sulfonate ABC transporter substrate-binding protein, with protein sequence MRMSRRDFIRTLSATGAALSVAACSSSGKGGGSAVRFGYIADYNGASLLAIAEDRGLWKKHGLTVEPKVFVNGPVQIQALRTGNLDYGYIGPGALWLPASGKATIVAVNTLTYADRVIARPGIASIRELRGKKVGVPEGTSGEMALNLALQQAGMTMKDISKVVMDAPTVVSAFASGQIDGAGIWYPLIDTIKEKVPGMKEVASTEDIPGSSFPTAFVSAAKGKPERDQKVVKVLQEANDWRAAHQKESIALAAKLLKADEAKVAADAEHVKTMTTAELVARTKDGTVDKWLDGMSRFFVRTGQLKKSPDPSSFYAGDLYTKAAAR encoded by the coding sequence ATGAGGATGAGCCGACGCGACTTCATACGCACACTCTCCGCGACCGGTGCGGCACTGTCGGTGGCCGCGTGTTCGTCCTCCGGCAAGGGCGGCGGCTCCGCGGTCAGGTTCGGCTATATCGCCGACTACAACGGCGCGAGCCTGCTGGCCATCGCCGAGGACCGCGGCCTGTGGAAGAAACACGGCCTGACCGTCGAGCCCAAGGTGTTCGTCAACGGCCCGGTCCAGATCCAGGCCCTGCGCACCGGCAATCTGGACTACGGCTACATCGGTCCGGGCGCCCTGTGGCTGCCCGCCTCCGGCAAGGCCACCATCGTGGCGGTCAATACGCTCACCTACGCCGACCGCGTCATCGCCCGGCCCGGTATCGCCTCGATCCGGGAACTGAGGGGAAAGAAGGTCGGTGTCCCCGAGGGCACATCCGGTGAGATGGCGCTCAATCTCGCGCTCCAACAGGCCGGGATGACCATGAAGGACATCTCGAAGGTGGTGATGGACGCGCCCACCGTCGTCTCCGCGTTCGCCTCCGGGCAGATCGACGGCGCCGGGATCTGGTACCCCCTCATCGACACCATCAAGGAGAAGGTGCCGGGGATGAAGGAGGTGGCGAGTACCGAGGACATCCCCGGCTCCTCCTTCCCCACCGCCTTCGTCTCCGCCGCCAAGGGAAAGCCGGAGCGCGATCAGAAGGTCGTGAAGGTCCTGCAGGAGGCCAACGACTGGCGGGCCGCGCACCAGAAGGAGTCCATCGCGCTGGCGGCGAAACTGCTCAAGGCCGATGAGGCGAAGGTCGCGGCCGACGCGGAGCATGTGAAGACGATGACGACCGCCGAGCTCGTCGCCAGAACCAAGGACGGCACCGTCGACAAGTGGCTGGACGGCATGAGCCGGTTCTTCGTCCGGACCGGGCAGTTGAAGAAGTCGCCCGACCCGTCCTCGTTCTACGCCGGTGACCTCTACACGAAGGCGGCCGCCCGATGA
- a CDS encoding ABC transporter ATP-binding protein: protein MSPKISFRDVVKTYPMKNTTFTALGQVTLDIGDREFVAVVGPSGCGKSTLLSMVAGLVEPTSGTVTVDGAPVAGPGPDRGVIFQQYALFPWLTVRGNVEFGLKLAHVPAAERRRRAEHAIELVGLADFADALPKTLSGGMKQRCAIARAYAVDPEVLLMDEPFGALDALTRVQLQDQLLDTWTKERRTVLFITHDVDEAVYLAGRVVVMAARPGRVHRVIDVDLPYPRTEEIRLSPEFARIRNDVWTQVYHQTPADSAA from the coding sequence ATGAGCCCCAAGATCTCTTTCCGGGACGTGGTCAAGACCTACCCGATGAAGAACACCACCTTCACCGCGCTCGGCCAGGTCACACTGGACATCGGGGACCGGGAGTTCGTCGCGGTGGTCGGGCCCTCCGGATGCGGCAAGTCCACCTTGCTGAGCATGGTGGCCGGACTGGTGGAACCCACCTCCGGCACGGTCACGGTGGACGGCGCTCCCGTCGCCGGGCCGGGGCCGGACCGCGGGGTGATCTTCCAGCAGTACGCGCTGTTCCCGTGGCTGACGGTGCGCGGCAACGTGGAGTTCGGGCTGAAGCTGGCCCATGTCCCCGCCGCGGAGCGCAGGCGGCGCGCCGAACACGCCATCGAGCTGGTCGGACTAGCCGACTTCGCGGACGCCCTGCCCAAGACCCTCTCCGGAGGGATGAAACAGCGCTGCGCCATCGCCCGGGCCTATGCCGTGGATCCCGAAGTCCTGCTGATGGACGAGCCGTTCGGGGCGCTGGACGCGCTGACCCGGGTGCAGCTGCAGGACCAGCTGCTGGACACCTGGACCAAGGAGCGGCGCACCGTCCTGTTCATCACGCATGACGTCGACGAGGCGGTGTATCTGGCCGGGCGGGTGGTTGTGATGGCCGCCCGGCCGGGCCGTGTCCACCGGGTCATCGACGTGGACCTGCCCTATCCGCGGACCGAGGAGATACGGCTCTCCCCGGAGTTCGCCCGGATCCGCAACGACGTCTGGACCCAGGTCTACCACCAGACACCGGCCGACTCCGCCGCCTGA
- a CDS encoding sulfatase-like hydrolase/transferase, with translation MNLLFLMTDQHRVDTLGCYGNPHVATPNLDRLAATGTRFDRFYTPTAICTPARASLLTGQAPFRHRLLANYERNVGYLEDLREDAFTFPTALAERDYQLGLVGKWHVGTHRNAASYGFDGPDLPGWHNPVDHPDYAAYLKERGLPPYRISDPIRGTTPNGNPGNLLAARLHQPVEATFEHYLATRAIEQLERYAADGRPFFLATHFFGPHLPYLLPDAYFDRYDPDLVDLPASIAETFEGKPPVQRNYSAHWTFDTIPIEVTRKLIAVYWGYVTLIDEQIGRILTRLEELGLADDTSVFFTADHGEFTGAHRLHDKGPAMYEDIYRIPGIIRVPGAAPQVREEFVSLTDCTATILDLAGCDTSPAVDSRSLVPLVRGEHPRWPAELLAEFHGHHFPYPQRMIRDERHKLIVNPESVNELYDLDTDPDELTNRYEHPELLPVRRRLMRRLYDLLRERGDNFYHWMTPMFDIGDLDHDPSLSSFEPEGTA, from the coding sequence ATGAACCTGCTGTTCCTGATGACCGATCAGCACCGCGTCGACACCCTCGGCTGTTACGGCAATCCGCATGTGGCCACGCCCAACCTGGACCGGCTGGCGGCGACCGGCACCCGCTTCGACCGCTTCTACACCCCCACCGCCATCTGCACCCCGGCCCGCGCCAGTCTGCTCACCGGCCAGGCGCCGTTCCGCCACCGGCTGCTGGCCAACTACGAGCGCAACGTCGGCTATCTGGAGGATCTGCGCGAGGACGCGTTCACCTTCCCCACCGCCCTGGCCGAGCGTGACTACCAGCTCGGCCTGGTCGGCAAGTGGCATGTGGGCACCCACCGCAACGCCGCCTCGTACGGCTTCGACGGGCCCGATCTGCCCGGCTGGCACAACCCCGTGGACCATCCGGACTACGCGGCATACCTGAAGGAGCGGGGCCTGCCGCCGTACCGGATATCCGATCCGATCCGCGGCACCACGCCCAACGGCAATCCGGGCAATCTGCTGGCGGCGCGGCTGCACCAGCCGGTGGAGGCCACCTTCGAGCACTATCTGGCCACCCGCGCCATCGAGCAGCTGGAGCGCTACGCCGCGGACGGGCGGCCGTTCTTCCTGGCCACCCACTTCTTCGGACCGCATCTGCCGTATCTGCTGCCCGACGCGTACTTCGACCGCTACGACCCCGACCTGGTGGACCTGCCCGCCTCGATCGCCGAGACCTTCGAGGGAAAGCCACCGGTGCAGCGCAACTACAGCGCCCACTGGACCTTCGACACCATCCCGATCGAGGTGACCCGCAAGCTGATCGCGGTCTACTGGGGCTACGTCACACTCATCGACGAGCAGATCGGGCGCATCCTCACCCGCCTGGAGGAGCTCGGGCTGGCCGATGACACCTCGGTGTTCTTCACCGCCGACCACGGCGAGTTCACCGGCGCCCACCGGCTGCACGACAAGGGCCCGGCGATGTACGAGGACATCTATCGCATCCCCGGCATCATCCGCGTCCCCGGGGCGGCCCCGCAGGTCCGCGAGGAGTTCGTCAGCCTCACCGACTGCACGGCCACCATCCTGGACCTCGCGGGCTGCGACACCTCACCGGCCGTGGACAGCCGAAGCCTGGTGCCCCTGGTGCGGGGCGAACATCCGCGGTGGCCGGCCGAGTTGCTCGCCGAGTTCCACGGCCACCACTTCCCGTATCCGCAGCGGATGATCCGCGACGAGCGCCACAAGCTCATCGTCAATCCCGAGTCGGTCAACGAGCTCTACGACCTGGACACCGACCCCGATGAGCTGACCAACCGCTATGAGCACCCCGAGCTGCTGCCCGTGCGCCGCCGCCTGATGCGCCGCCTGTACGACCTGCTGCGCGAGCGCGGCGACAACTTCTACCACTGGATGACCCCGATGTTCGACATCGGGGACCTCGACCACGACCCGAGCCTGAGCTCCTTCGAGCCGGAAGGGACCGCGTAG
- a CDS encoding ABC transporter permease — translation MTVVTAPEKTPTTPEAPRGARRTVHPLVFNLIALVLGVTIWALTAAAGLADIPGPLSVSSRARELLADGTLTQDALASLQRVLLGFALGTLVAVPVGFLMGWYPVARGLLEPYVQFFRTIPPLALIPLVIVLMGIGETPKIFVIFLAAFMSCVVAAFQGVTGVDRTLIDAARVLGASDRTVFLKVVIPASTPFILVGMRIGLGAAWATVVAAEMIGAQKGLGFEMVHAQTYYDVPTIFVGLISIGVIGLVMDRLLLVAERRLTAWQERR, via the coding sequence ATGACGGTGGTCACCGCGCCCGAGAAGACCCCCACGACACCGGAAGCGCCACGCGGCGCACGACGCACCGTCCACCCCCTCGTGTTCAATCTGATCGCCCTCGTCCTGGGCGTCACCATCTGGGCCCTGACCGCCGCCGCGGGGCTCGCGGACATCCCCGGACCGCTCTCCGTGAGCTCCCGGGCGCGTGAACTGCTCGCCGACGGAACCCTCACCCAGGACGCGCTGGCCAGTCTGCAGCGGGTGCTCCTCGGGTTCGCGCTCGGCACCCTGGTGGCCGTGCCCGTCGGCTTTCTGATGGGCTGGTACCCGGTCGCCCGGGGCCTGTTGGAGCCGTACGTCCAGTTCTTCCGTACGATCCCGCCGCTCGCGCTGATCCCCCTGGTGATCGTCCTGATGGGCATCGGCGAGACCCCGAAGATCTTCGTCATCTTCCTGGCCGCGTTCATGTCCTGTGTGGTGGCCGCCTTCCAGGGGGTGACCGGCGTGGACCGGACGCTGATCGACGCGGCGCGGGTGCTCGGCGCCTCGGACCGGACCGTCTTCCTCAAGGTGGTCATCCCGGCGTCCACGCCGTTCATCCTGGTCGGCATGCGCATCGGGCTCGGCGCGGCGTGGGCGACCGTGGTGGCGGCCGAGATGATCGGCGCCCAGAAGGGCCTGGGCTTCGAGATGGTCCACGCCCAGACCTACTACGACGTTCCCACGATCTTCGTGGGCCTGATCAGCATCGGCGTCATCGGCCTGGTCATGGACCGGTTGCTGCTGGTGGCCGAGCGCCGTCTCACCGCATGGCAGGAGCGCCGATGA
- a CDS encoding extracellular solute-binding protein: MSGLSRRGLLRGALYGAGAAVSASALSGCGSIAGSVASADEIQYWTLFTGPDGELMKTMTRNVEKRVPDLKVRTTVLDWGPPYYTKLAMASAGGRSPDVAIMHLTRLAGYAPGGLLDPWDTDLLAEFGLKQDDLNKTLVKRSLYQGTPYAIPLDTHPFVVFFDRDVMDKAGLLTGDGGLVPFESPKHSLELMDKLRKDTGKLGPVFGHANDAAMGWRMFWTLFSQTGATFDLTGERAEIDEDTAVEVVRFMADLARDSRTMDVQTAIAAFANGRSPMIFSGEWDMATYKTALKDRLGGSPIPTFYDRPAGASDSHALVLPHQDNPDPEHRRRTHQFVAELVKSGLTWASAGHIPAYTPAVSSAGYAKLRPQSEYAAAAKQLVLDPPVWFAGSGSDFQTRMCQALDPALGGSSSAASAVRTMVSQINTLMAQPNPA; this comes from the coding sequence ATGAGCGGTCTGTCACGGCGTGGTCTGCTGAGAGGCGCGCTGTACGGGGCGGGCGCCGCCGTGTCGGCGTCCGCGCTCAGCGGCTGCGGTTCGATCGCCGGGAGCGTGGCGAGCGCCGACGAGATCCAGTACTGGACCCTGTTCACCGGCCCCGACGGCGAACTGATGAAGACCATGACCCGGAACGTGGAGAAGCGCGTCCCGGATCTCAAGGTCAGGACGACGGTGCTGGACTGGGGCCCGCCGTACTACACCAAGCTGGCGATGGCCTCGGCCGGCGGCCGGTCGCCGGATGTGGCCATCATGCACCTGACCCGCCTGGCGGGCTACGCCCCCGGCGGTCTGCTCGACCCCTGGGACACGGATCTGCTGGCCGAGTTCGGCCTGAAGCAGGACGACCTCAACAAGACGCTGGTGAAGCGGAGTCTGTACCAGGGCACCCCGTACGCCATTCCGCTGGACACCCACCCCTTCGTCGTCTTCTTCGACCGGGACGTCATGGACAAGGCGGGCCTGCTCACGGGCGACGGCGGGCTCGTGCCCTTCGAATCGCCGAAGCACTCCCTGGAGCTGATGGACAAGCTCCGCAAGGACACCGGCAAGCTGGGACCCGTCTTCGGCCATGCGAACGACGCGGCGATGGGCTGGCGGATGTTCTGGACGCTGTTCAGCCAGACCGGTGCCACCTTCGATCTCACGGGCGAGCGCGCCGAGATCGACGAGGACACCGCCGTCGAGGTGGTGCGCTTCATGGCCGACCTGGCACGCGACAGCCGCACCATGGACGTCCAGACGGCGATCGCCGCCTTCGCCAACGGCCGTTCCCCGATGATCTTCTCGGGCGAGTGGGACATGGCCACCTACAAGACGGCCCTGAAGGACAGGCTGGGCGGCTCGCCCATCCCCACCTTCTACGACCGTCCGGCCGGGGCCTCCGACAGCCATGCCCTGGTGCTGCCGCACCAGGACAACCCGGATCCGGAGCACCGGCGGCGCACCCACCAGTTCGTGGCCGAGCTGGTCAAATCCGGGCTGACGTGGGCGTCGGCGGGTCATATCCCCGCGTACACACCGGCCGTCTCGTCCGCGGGCTACGCCAAGTTGCGTCCGCAGTCCGAGTACGCGGCCGCCGCGAAGCAGCTCGTGCTCGACCCGCCGGTGTGGTTCGCGGGCTCCGGCTCGGACTTCCAGACGCGGATGTGCCAGGCGCTCGATCCCGCGCTCGGCGGCTCGTCGTCCGCGGCGAGTGCGGTGCGCACGATGGTTTCCCAGATCAACACCCTGATGGCTCAGCCGAATCCGGCCTGA
- a CDS encoding carbohydrate ABC transporter permease, translated as MASVSTSARQAAAGSRRAGSRWAAATGRRRSPGGAGWLFATPFLVFFTLFLLVPIGIGLWMSFTDASLTGHGDGVFVGLDNYTEAFGDSQVWQTLGNTVWFTVLTTVPLVIVALVMALLVYTGMPGQWLWRLAFFASHLLPVAVVYQIWSMLFQPDRGMLNSVLQTFGMDGIAWLTDEKYAMWSIGLVTLWWTVGFNFLLYLAALQAIPDHLYEAAALDGAGAWRRLWSVTLPQLRRTTALIAVLQVMASLKVFDQIYLLTKGGPNGATRPILEYIYDTGFTNYRLGYASAVSYVFFGIIIILSLAQLKIFSRRED; from the coding sequence ATGGCTTCCGTCTCCACCTCCGCGCGGCAGGCCGCGGCCGGATCCCGGCGCGCCGGATCCCGATGGGCCGCTGCCACCGGCCGGCGACGGTCCCCGGGCGGCGCCGGGTGGCTCTTCGCCACCCCCTTCCTGGTGTTCTTCACGCTCTTCCTCCTCGTGCCGATCGGCATCGGCCTGTGGATGAGCTTCACCGACGCCAGCCTGACCGGCCACGGTGACGGCGTCTTCGTCGGCCTGGACAACTACACCGAGGCGTTCGGCGACAGCCAGGTGTGGCAGACCCTCGGCAACACGGTCTGGTTCACCGTCCTGACCACCGTCCCCCTCGTGATCGTCGCCCTGGTGATGGCCCTGCTGGTGTACACGGGGATGCCGGGGCAGTGGCTGTGGCGGCTCGCCTTCTTCGCGTCGCATCTGCTGCCGGTGGCGGTGGTCTACCAGATCTGGAGCATGCTCTTCCAGCCGGACCGGGGGATGCTCAACAGCGTGCTCCAGACGTTCGGGATGGACGGGATCGCCTGGCTGACGGACGAGAAGTACGCGATGTGGTCCATCGGGCTGGTGACCCTGTGGTGGACGGTGGGATTCAACTTCCTGCTCTACCTGGCCGCGTTGCAGGCGATCCCCGACCACCTCTACGAGGCGGCCGCGCTCGACGGCGCCGGTGCGTGGCGCCGGCTGTGGTCGGTCACCCTCCCCCAGCTGCGCCGGACCACCGCACTGATCGCGGTGTTGCAGGTGATGGCGTCGCTGAAGGTGTTCGACCAGATCTATCTGCTGACCAAAGGCGGCCCCAACGGGGCCACCCGGCCGATCCTGGAGTACATCTACGACACCGGCTTCACCAACTACCGGCTCGGCTATGCCTCGGCGGTGTCGTACGTGTTCTTCGGGATCATCATCATCCTCTCGCTCGCCCAGCTGAAGATCTTCTCGCGCAGGGAGGACTGA
- a CDS encoding family 43 glycosylhydrolase has translation MRRSPGTLVATLLCALLAGLLPAAQATAAARPATEDTTTAREAPTYHNPLTAGVVDTFPDPVMIRGKDGLWYAYGTQNPVFQSKGEDGERMLPILRSADMAHWEYAGEVFTPETKPAWHKGARLWAPDIRYVNGHYNLYYSVSSENTVGVATAPTPTGPWTDQGAVLPAPSGCATGNIDQAQFTDEGGQPYLYWGSYDTICVAKMNAARTRIEGAVTEVAQGRRMEGGFVVRRGGHYYLFYSDAGCCDGAYSGYQVKVGRATSPTGPFVDDEGDPLTAATSKGGVALTANGNGWIGPGHNALQTDLSGQDWLVYHAISSDDPDLEPAAGGTLKLSKRPMLMDRLDWIDGWPVVRAGAGPSQGAQRAPVASWAAGGTFNDGSLKGWHDGGGSGADGWRVGHEQDAQGFVTPRGNPTGPAALVSDRSAPAARRAEADLRVTSATGAAGLLVGYTGPHDAVVAWLDRARNALVTDVRVGGRSRGARTTPLPADFAWDTWHNVAAEIRGTRMTVEVSADRLRDAVATQERTLPATAVRPGKVGVAARGSGVAADNVGAAALHTPVTTRVPEHVPGPPLPAYSDEFDTATVPGTTADSPWSWVRGPASGVTMADGALSWPTQGGELYLGTNTASVLTRDAPPGDYTVETRLRFAPGRANQQAGLVLYGNDDRYLKLVHAVLPVSHTDGRATHVTEFAKEGERPTTTPPTLVAYGPMFGGPPADTLWMRLSYHADSAREETEAHAATSTDGVHWVHTGVWTLPGVNKLRIGLVAQNTAGAVARFDYVRTYRR, from the coding sequence ATGAGACGAAGTCCCGGCACCCTCGTCGCCACGCTGCTGTGCGCGCTGCTGGCCGGGCTGCTGCCCGCGGCCCAGGCGACGGCCGCCGCGCGCCCGGCGACGGAGGACACCACGACGGCCCGCGAGGCCCCGACGTACCACAACCCCCTGACGGCCGGAGTGGTCGACACCTTCCCCGACCCGGTGATGATCCGGGGCAAGGACGGGCTGTGGTACGCGTACGGCACCCAGAACCCGGTGTTCCAGAGCAAGGGTGAGGACGGTGAGCGGATGCTGCCCATCCTCCGCTCGGCCGATATGGCGCACTGGGAGTACGCCGGAGAGGTCTTCACCCCCGAGACCAAACCCGCCTGGCACAAGGGCGCCCGGCTGTGGGCCCCCGACATCCGCTATGTGAACGGCCACTACAACCTGTACTACTCGGTGTCCTCGGAGAACACCGTCGGAGTGGCCACCGCGCCCACCCCCACCGGACCCTGGACCGACCAGGGAGCCGTGCTGCCCGCGCCGAGCGGCTGCGCCACGGGCAACATCGACCAGGCCCAGTTCACGGACGAGGGCGGGCAGCCCTATCTGTACTGGGGGAGCTACGACACGATCTGCGTGGCGAAGATGAACGCCGCCCGCACCCGTATCGAGGGCGCGGTGACCGAAGTGGCGCAGGGCCGCCGGATGGAGGGCGGTTTCGTCGTCCGGCGCGGTGGCCACTACTACCTCTTCTACTCCGACGCCGGTTGCTGCGACGGCGCCTACAGCGGCTATCAGGTCAAGGTCGGCCGGGCGACCAGCCCGACCGGGCCCTTCGTGGACGACGAGGGCGATCCGCTGACGGCCGCCACCAGCAAGGGCGGCGTGGCGCTGACCGCGAACGGCAACGGCTGGATCGGCCCCGGGCACAACGCCCTGCAGACCGATCTCTCCGGCCAGGACTGGCTCGTCTACCACGCCATCTCCTCCGACGACCCGGACCTCGAACCGGCCGCGGGCGGCACGCTGAAGCTGTCCAAGCGGCCGATGCTCATGGACCGGCTGGACTGGATCGACGGCTGGCCGGTCGTACGGGCCGGGGCCGGCCCCTCCCAGGGCGCGCAGCGGGCCCCGGTGGCCTCCTGGGCCGCGGGCGGCACCTTCAACGACGGCTCCCTGAAGGGGTGGCACGACGGTGGCGGCTCCGGCGCCGACGGCTGGCGCGTCGGACACGAGCAGGACGCCCAGGGCTTCGTCACACCGCGCGGGAATCCCACCGGCCCCGCCGCTCTGGTCTCGGACCGCTCCGCCCCGGCGGCCCGGCGCGCCGAGGCCGACCTTCGGGTCACCTCGGCCACCGGCGCGGCCGGGCTGCTGGTCGGCTACACCGGTCCGCACGACGCCGTGGTGGCATGGCTGGACAGGGCGCGCAACGCGCTGGTGACGGACGTACGGGTCGGCGGCCGGAGCCGCGGCGCCCGTACGACCCCGCTCCCGGCGGACTTCGCCTGGGACACCTGGCACAACGTGGCGGCCGAGATCCGCGGCACCCGGATGACCGTGGAGGTGAGCGCGGACCGGCTGCGGGACGCGGTGGCCACGCAGGAGCGGACGCTGCCCGCGACGGCGGTCCGCCCCGGCAAGGTCGGCGTCGCCGCCCGTGGCTCCGGAGTGGCCGCCGACAACGTCGGGGCCGCGGCGCTCCACACACCGGTCACCACCCGCGTCCCGGAACATGTGCCGGGCCCGCCGCTGCCCGCCTACAGCGACGAGTTCGACACCGCCACCGTCCCCGGCACCACCGCGGATTCGCCGTGGTCATGGGTGCGCGGACCGGCGTCCGGGGTCACGATGGCCGATGGCGCCCTGTCCTGGCCGACTCAGGGCGGCGAGCTCTATCTCGGCACCAATACGGCGTCGGTGCTGACCCGCGACGCTCCGCCGGGCGACTACACCGTGGAGACGCGGCTCCGCTTCGCTCCGGGGCGGGCCAATCAGCAGGCCGGGCTGGTGCTCTACGGGAACGACGACCGCTATCTGAAGCTGGTGCACGCGGTGCTCCCGGTGAGCCACACCGACGGAAGGGCCACGCACGTCACGGAGTTCGCGAAGGAGGGCGAGCGTCCCACCACCACACCGCCGACCCTGGTGGCCTACGGGCCGATGTTCGGCGGCCCGCCCGCGGACACGCTGTGGATGCGGCTGTCGTACCACGCCGACAGCGCGCGGGAGGAGACCGAGGCGCACGCCGCCACCAGCACGGACGGTGTGCACTGGGTCCACACCGGCGTCTGGACCCTGCCGGGCGTGAACAAGCTCAGGATCGGTCTGGTCGCGCAGAACACCGCGGGCGCGGTCGCGCGCTTCGACTACGTGCGCACCTACCGCCGCTGA
- a CDS encoding glycoside hydrolase family 2 protein has translation MAHTDTLSPDVSNAVPRPEYPRPTFVRENWLNLNGTWQFAFDPGDSGLERGLVHQELDGRILVPFCPESELSGIGDTDFHPAVWYRRTVRIPAHWAGRRVLLHFGAVDHDATVWADGREVARHSGGFTSFTADLGEVAGPAGEDAEVVIVVRARDARHGPQARGKQATEYANSDCHYTRTTGIWQTVWMEPVSEVHLRRPRITPDLASGAFHLELPISANRPGHRITARVSDADGETVAEATVRADLDMAPRMVLALPEDRRRPWSPEDPHLYRVRFELLDADGEIVDRAECTAGLRSVAIDGKRLLLNGRPVFQRLVLDQGWYPDGLMTAPDDAALVRDIELSLAAGFNGARLHQKVFEERFLHHADRLGYLVWGEFGDWGAGTGRTTRDNQQPTAGFIAQWLEAVERDYSHPSIVGWCPLNETHQELHDRQSVLDDVTRGMFLATKAADTSRPVLDASGYSHRVAETDVYDSHSYEQDPEAFRRQMAGLDKDEPFLNPDNRGNPGKRDTDAVWSLPYRGQPYFCSEFGGIWWNPEEAEAAAGDDREVSWGYGERPRTEEEFHTRFAGLTAALLDDPLMFGYCYTQLTDVFQEQNGVYRFDRSSKLDVARVRAAQQRPAAFERPAGEEGR, from the coding sequence ATGGCTCACACCGACACCCTCTCGCCCGATGTGTCGAACGCCGTTCCACGGCCCGAATATCCCCGTCCCACCTTCGTCCGTGAGAACTGGCTCAATCTCAACGGCACCTGGCAGTTCGCGTTCGACCCCGGTGACAGTGGACTCGAACGCGGTCTGGTGCACCAGGAGCTGGACGGGCGGATCCTGGTCCCGTTCTGCCCCGAGTCAGAGCTGTCGGGGATCGGTGACACCGACTTCCACCCCGCGGTCTGGTACCGGCGCACGGTCCGGATCCCGGCGCACTGGGCCGGCCGGCGGGTGCTGCTGCACTTCGGAGCCGTCGACCATGACGCCACCGTCTGGGCCGACGGCCGCGAAGTGGCCCGGCACAGCGGCGGCTTCACCTCCTTCACCGCCGACCTCGGCGAGGTGGCGGGCCCGGCCGGCGAAGACGCTGAGGTGGTGATCGTGGTACGGGCCCGGGACGCCCGGCACGGCCCTCAGGCGCGCGGCAAGCAGGCCACCGAGTACGCCAACAGCGACTGCCACTACACCCGCACCACCGGCATCTGGCAGACGGTCTGGATGGAGCCGGTGTCCGAGGTCCATCTGCGCAGGCCCCGGATCACCCCCGACCTCGCGTCCGGGGCCTTCCACCTCGAACTGCCCATCAGCGCCAACCGGCCCGGCCACCGGATCACGGCCCGGGTGAGCGACGCGGACGGCGAGACGGTGGCCGAGGCGACGGTGCGCGCCGACCTCGACATGGCACCCCGTATGGTGCTCGCGCTGCCCGAGGACCGGCGCCGGCCGTGGTCGCCGGAGGACCCCCATCTGTACCGGGTGCGGTTCGAGTTGCTGGACGCCGACGGCGAGATCGTGGACCGCGCCGAGTGCACCGCCGGGCTGCGGTCGGTGGCCATCGACGGCAAGCGGCTGCTGCTCAACGGGCGCCCCGTCTTCCAGCGGCTGGTCCTGGACCAGGGCTGGTACCCCGACGGGCTGATGACCGCGCCCGACGACGCCGCCCTCGTCCGGGACATCGAGCTGTCGCTGGCCGCCGGGTTCAACGGGGCGCGGCTGCACCAGAAGGTGTTCGAGGAGCGGTTCCTGCACCACGCGGACCGGCTCGGCTATCTCGTCTGGGGCGAGTTCGGCGACTGGGGAGCCGGCACCGGGCGCACCACCCGGGACAACCAGCAGCCCACCGCCGGATTCATCGCGCAGTGGCTGGAGGCCGTGGAGCGGGACTACTCCCATCCGTCGATCGTGGGCTGGTGCCCGCTGAACGAGACACACCAGGAACTCCACGACCGGCAGAGCGTCCTGGACGATGTCACCCGGGGCATGTTCCTGGCCACGAAGGCCGCGGACACCTCCCGTCCGGTCCTGGACGCCTCGGGCTACTCCCACCGCGTGGCCGAGACCGACGTGTACGACTCGCACAGCTATGAACAGGACCCTGAGGCGTTCCGCCGCCAGATGGCGGGGCTGGACAAGGACGAGCCGTTCCTCAACCCCGACAACCGGGGAAACCCCGGCAAGCGGGACACCGACGCGGTGTGGTCGCTGCCGTACCGCGGCCAGCCCTACTTCTGCAGCGAGTTCGGCGGCATCTGGTGGAACCCGGAGGAGGCGGAGGCCGCGGCCGGTGACGACCGCGAGGTGTCCTGGGGCTACGGGGAGCGGCCGCGGACCGAGGAGGAGTTCCACACGCGCTTCGCGGGGCTGACCGCGGCGCTGCTCGACGACCCCCTGATGTTCGGCTACTGCTACACCCAGCTCACCGATGTCTTCCAGGAGCAGAACGGCGTCTACCGCTTCGACCGGAGCAGCAAGCTCGACGTGGCGCGGGTGCGCGCGGCCCAGCAGCGGCCCGCCGCCTTCGAGCGCCCGGCCGGTGAGGAGGGGCGATGA